Genomic segment of Leopardus geoffroyi isolate Oge1 chromosome B2, O.geoffroyi_Oge1_pat1.0, whole genome shotgun sequence:
gatctcacagtttgtgagatagagccccatgttgggctctgcactgacagtgtggagcctgctggtcTTCCCCTACTCACgtgtgctctccctcaaaataaatgaaacttaaaaaaaatgtaagttgaaCATAGCTTTCCTTTCTAAAAACCACTTGTGCAAAAATATGATCATCTACAATTTTATTAATGAGAAAATGTTATTGTGccaaatatttagaaagttcCTAATGCTACCACAGCAATGCTTTTAATGGCCTGGAGAAAGTTACCTTTTCGTATTGCTTCCAGAAGAACACTCCTGGCGTCACTGATTACAGGTAGAGTTGATGGATGACGCTTTGGCTCAGAAGCAGGTATAACTTGTGATGGAGGAGATGGAGGCATTAATGGAACATGGGGACCCGGGGCAGTAGATGGAGCTGGATGTAGCCCAGAGGGAGGATGAGTAAGAGCGGCAACTGTGACAGGTGACGATGGTCGAATGCCaggtggaggcagaggaggcggaggtgggggtggaggcagccCCTGGACTTCACCTTGTGGGAGCGGATGAACTGGTACAGTCTCACATACTGGGGCAGCTCTAGCTACCGGTGGGGAGGGCTGTACTAGAGGAGGTGCAATTGGAGGAGGAGCTGGGTGAAGAACTCCAGGGGCAATCTGAAGAGGAGCTGGAGGCGGTGGTACCGCTGGAGCTTGCAAAGCAGtggctggaggtggaggtgggggaggtacTGGCGGGGGAGGAGTTGAAGTCATTGAAGCTCTTAATGAAGAAGTTGACAAGGCAGATGGAAGAGGTGGTGGAGGAGGCGGGGGGGTAGGGCTCACAAATACAGGTGTCCTGCCTGTAGCTGGTGACTGAGGGCGATTTTCTATCAAACCTGTAGCAGAACTGAAATGATAAAGAAACCCTAGCAAGTTACTCAAAGAGAAAAACCGAACCGCATGACACATATGACTATCAATAATGATATCAAGGTAGATGTATTAACATGATcgtatagaaattaaaaattcctcAGTATTTAGGATGGAATGAATATGCCAAGAAAATTAACGGGTGTTGCTTTCATTTCTAAGATTCCAGATGGTCTCGCCCTTTCATGCACCTGTCAGAATACACTCAAGCATTTTATGCTTACTTTGATAAATAAAAGGCTCAATTCTATGCTGTGATAGGAGTCTTTATAATGACTCAACATTTATCACATTACAATATTTGTAGCAATACCTGTGGTCATTACAATGCTGTATTTATATTGAAGCTATTAAGACTCATTATGTCATTTCAGTAAAATCAATAACAACTAATTACAAaccacaaaaggaaaattagGACTGTCAACCCTTCCTGAGGATGGAACATTGAGTGACTCAGTGATAGAAGGTTGAtctttttaactgaaaattataAAGCTGATCTCTATTtacctattaaaaattttataatacacTTCAAAACTGCTTTACTGAAAATCATGAGCAActgcttattctctctcaaaTTCTCAAAGTATTCCCCTTAATACCAAGTTAACACTCATAATCATATCTTTAGTTCCCATTTCTTAGTCCCTTACCACATTCTAaaaattcttaagttttattAATATACTACACATCATGTGCTTGATAATAAAggtataataaaatgaaagacacTCTAATCTTTAAAGTGAATTCTCATTAGCTACATTTTTCCCAAGAGTACGGGTCAGCTCTTATCAGAGGCTGGCAAATTACATCCCACAGGTCAAATCCGAATTGctccctgtttttgtaaataaggtttAGCTGGACCACAAATAGTCATTTATGTATAGTCCATGGCTGTTTTCATGcaacagtggcagagttgagtagttgtgacagaaaccGTAatgcccacaaagcctaaaacactTGCTAGCTGATCCTTTCAAGAAAAAGGTTACCAACCCCTAAGAAGCAACATCAAATGCCTGTCCCAACATACCTGATACAGGTGGGTATGGGTTTCGCATCTCCCGCTCCATGcattggtgggggtggaggaggttCATGTGGTCTGACTAAGACCCTTTCCTCAGCTCTAGTCAGAAGTTCACTCATCTGACTAAATGGCAAGGCAGAAAGTGAGTAAGAGCCATCCATATGATCCACATATGTCTGAggtctaaacaaaacaaaacaaaacaaaacaaaacaaaacaaaacagtatcagtgtatttttcttgaattattaaTGGTATAAAGTGTGGTACAGGAGACATTTAAGCTTTATCTTTTGAATGCCAACGTTTTAATCACTATTATGAAACTTCAGAAATTTGTTACATTTATCTTGCTTTTCAAACAAAGAATGCTGCTCATAATATAACCTTTCCTtgcagttattttattatttcataatataataCTAATTCAATTCACAAGGATAAAAAGTATTACATATAGAAtctcataaacaaaattaacttttCAGTAAATTGTGTTCAAAGCTATATACccctctgtttcatttttttaaacaagatgcCAATGACAAAAAGCTAGAATATGAAAACTGGAGTCTTAAACCTAAATGACTTCCAAATATCTTGTATCAGCGAGAAAGGCCTCCATGATACTAGCACCACAAGGATGATTAACTacattgttttgtctttttgatgttttcaaaggTGTTAGGGTACTCAGACAATAACTGAGTAACAAAGCAACAAATGACATAAGATCAGATTTTAGCAAAATTTTAGATACCTTGAGCATGTGaaggttttataaatatttgctgattgtAGTGCATGCTGGGGACACATGTACACAAAACAAATTAGAAACTACAGCTGACTttgaacacaggtttgaactgagCAGGCCCACTTATATAAGGATTTTTTACAGTaaagcactgtaaatgtattttccgtatcattttcttaacattttttctgtagctttgttgtaagaatacagtatacaatacacatagcatacaaaatatgtgttatggATTATTTATGTTCTCAGTAAGGCTCCccagtcaacagtaagctattagtagcTAAATTTTGGATAGccaaaagttacatgtggattttcaactgcacaagGGATTGGTGCCCCTAACTCCCTTGTTGTTCAAGAATCAACTAAATTGTACTTATAGTACTGGATCAGGTAATGCTGGTAATACTGTAACTACTTAACAGCAATAAAAATCAGTGTTTAcagattattatttaaaaaaataaatctcaattcTTTCAACAATGCATATAAATATCTTACATGTGTATTACTCCTAAATTGGCTAAGATACTGGCCTAATAGTTTACATGTATTATTCCAAAGAAAACTTTAAGcgctttttccattaaaaaatcaataattataatatatacaataataaCTATAATCAGTCAACTATACACAAATTGCTTCACAGAGAGATGCTAGTATAATGTTTATTAGGGTAGCATGTTACTCAGATGGGGCCCCCTGGCtactgagaaaggaaaaagacctGTTCTATAGCTCTGCAAAAGGGGATGagtgattttgtttaaaaagtccTGATATAACTGAGGTGGGAGATGTGGCATAGAAAGGaagtcaggagaaagaaaaagaaacaaaatattaccCTTTCTCAGTTCCTATTTTATATGTAGTGAATCtgtaatatttcaaaaagaaattccagacCCCATTGCTCTACTATGAAGTTCTAGCAGACTCTGCCTGAAATACTGACAGAGAGCTGAGAGTTCATATGAAACCCTGAAGATCATCTCCTCCAACCACCTCTTTCTATAGATGACAAAACTAAAATTCAGGTGTGAAAATGACCTGCCCATGATAAGACTTTAGTAGGCTCACAGTGGTCAGGGTTTCAAAATGATTTCTATAGCTAAAGTAGCTGGTTCAACAGTTCAGGACTTTAAGACTTAAGAGGCACAGATATTAGAAATAAAGCCagtattttatcattaattttgttaaaaaacaaaaaaagaaaagaaaccttgtTTCAAAATGAGAGGCTGGGCCATTAGCAACTTCAATATGCTTATGTAAGAGATTAGCATCATCTTCAGCCAGCTCTGGACCTTGGGCCAGCTTCTGCCATTCTCTCCGCCTGTCATGAGGTGCTCTTGGCACTTTTTCTGGTTCATGAGGACGATCTAGATTTTTCTGCTATAACAGATGTATTGAAACAAAGCCAAATGCTGAAgtgctaagtttttaaaaagaagttataacaatcaaaataaaattctaacatTAATACTGAAAAAGACAATGCCATCATAATATAGTTAAAGTAACACAGAGACAGTTCATTTGTATATTCAGAGTTAAATCTTAGTTTGCTTGTAATCCCAGTTTCTTGTCATGTTTCTTTAACTTCTAATTTGAATTCATGCACCAGATAAAAATAGTATgcctaaataataaaatttgaggtCAGAAAGTCCTTCCAGATGAAAAACAGATTCACCAACTCTGCTCCCACATCTATTAGTTTTTACTATAATGAGTGAAACTTCTACCATTAACGGCACTGCCTACCTTTAACCAAAACCTGAAAATTTATTAAGGCTATGTAATCTGGAAAGTGACCAATTAGCCAGCcaatacattagaaaaaatcCAAACATCCAATTAACTCATTATAACTGTATCACTCAACAGGAAACAGgatattcaaaaaacaaaacagaaaataaatcaaactgtGGGAAAAAGCAGAGGGGTCTAGAGTAGGTGTAATGAAGTCAAATGCCCAAAGGGGCTAAGCAGATCACATACATGAATCAAGAAAGTTGGGCATAAGATGGGGACTACAGTGACTAAACAAGCATGTCCAACTAAGGCTTTCCAGTTCAAAAATTTTGAAACCACTGTGTTTGTCCAACAAAACAGTGACTGCAGGCATACTCTGAGCTGCCAGTCACCAGTTTGCAAACTTCGGGTAGAACACTGGGATACTGTCTAGTACAGAAAATAATAACATGAAGGCATTAtggggaaaagggaggagagaagagatagctacagaagaaacagagggaTGATGAGAACAGATTTTGCATCTTTCATAATTCTGCCTAAATCcaattttccttccctctttactTCTAGTTCTCATCAACATGGAATAAAACAGATCCAAATGTTTATTACAAAGTAGAATATGATAACACAGCAGACAGAGATAACAGGAATTTAAGGAGACTAAAATAATCTTTCCAAAACATTTAGGATATGATCTGTGTTAAGAAAATATTAGCTTAATCTACTTTGCCAATATCTGCAAAATATTCCTTCATCCCTTCTTGCCAGAatgcctttctcttctctggtccACTTAGTTCCtatttgttctttgaaatttattataAGCTTTGCTGAAAGCATTTACCAACCCTGTTCTCTGGCTAAAGCAGGTAGTTCTGTGCTACCTAAACCTTCCATGCATACCTCTGTTATGGCACTTATCATGCCATAATATAAGAATCTGATTGCTCATCTGTTCCCCAATTAGTCTGTGATCCTCCTGTGTGGTTATAAAGACTTCAGtataaaactgacaaaatacagaTTAATAAAGTTCCATGTATGcaacaaaacacaaatacatgaaaactaACTTCAATTTTTTCAATCTCTTGTAATaccttctgctttctcttttccttcctcttatccTCTGTATCTtgcaacattttttctttccatagatCAAAGAAATATGAAGGATTGGTATAAAATTTCAAACCTTCTTTACCatcatctctgaaataaaaaatatcaattagAACATTTATCAGTAAGACTTAGGCAATCAGAataattttactaaaatgtttTTCCTATCAGTGAAATACAGAATGTGTAAAAATATTGACGAAATAAATTAGAATACTGCATCAATATTCTCACAAATCAGacaaaaaactaaggaaaatggAAACCCAGGAGTTTTTCAGAGATGGTATTACTAATCTGAAGAACAGCTGGACAATTTTCATCTCTAACTAGTGCTGAATACCAACTTTTCTACAAGTCCTCTGGGGAATTCCAGTAATTACAAAAGGTTCTGCCAAAGATAAAAGCCTGAAAAGACAATAATATCATTTACAATGGAGATATACAAAGAGTTTCTGCCAATACTGTAATTTACTTATTACCTAcgaacccccccgccccccacatttCCTTTAATTGTCATGCTAGTAGTAACAGTTATTTTATCCAATGACTTGCACACTGATAAAACCGCTTCAAATAAGTATCTGAATACTATTTTATTCAGGATATGTGTGGTGTACCTTAAATTACCCATTTAACAAATCATGTGGAACTACCCCCAAAGAAAGCCTGAATaattccagattttattttaaatggtaaaaaacatttttaaaatagatactaCATATTCATTATGTAAAAGCTTAATGCATATAGATCAAGAGTAGATATGAGCAAGCAAAAATGATATTAATTTTGTTAGTGTGGTGGAATTTTGagccctttttatttttcatctgaccagatattacattaaaaagacaataacaacTCCTTGTGTCTCAAAACAACTCCCTTGAGTAAGTCTCGTCTTTTGTATGCCAGAACCTTGGGAACGTATGTAGTGAATAAAGCACAAGTTTTCTAAGGGTGATGGATAAAGAGGGTTCTCTGTGTTGATCAAAAGCCCAGTGACATAAAGCATATTTGGGGATTTAGCATATAAAGGTAGACTGCTACCTATCTGAACATGCAGTATGAAAGTAAATAGCCAGCCTTCATATTTATTAGCCCACTGACCTATACGGAGTGAGTATATTGAGAGGTGGAGGCTGTTCACAAACATCATACGTCTCCTGTAACGGAATAGGCAAAGTCTTGCGGTCGAAAAGCTGCTGATCTTGAATCGTAGAACTTCGAAAAGCTTTTCTCATTGTTATATCTTGCAAAgacactaaaacaaaaatcaaaaatgtattttatttattttactaagtgGATTTAACATAAGGACAAATTCGCATACTGTGTTATTTAAAAGTCAGCATGGTTCAGGAAGTTGTGACTGTAGTGGCTTGAGAATCAGGAACCACATTGTAAGTGCTCTATCATTATGTCCCAATATCATTTTGTCTCTGATCTTCCCAATCAGATACATTTCAATGCACCTTTGATTTCTAAGGCTCAAAAGGCTGTAATGATGCCTGAAGCATATCTATATTTCCCACCAAAAATACCTTTCACTTTTCTCTACTTGCCATCACTACCCCCCACTAACCTacatcctcttctttcttttttaaataatctttttctctcatttctctttattacttttatttagcTTATACCAATAACACTGAAGGAATTACTTAGTCCTCAGTTGCATTCTGGGCTATACTGGCCTCTATGCTAGCTAGactataaatattatacatacgctataaacttaaaacatactttaccataaagaaaatattttcaagtactGGGCAATCTATATCATCATCTATTTCACTTATCTTTTATCTCATACTATAAGAATCTCTACTTAGCTATGGGCTAAGACTAAGACTCTCTTGCACATTAGTATCTCCAGTAACTAGcataaaataacttcatttactcattttcttttgaagCATGCAGCATGTTAAAGTAAGAAATGTAtcaaatctttttccatttttttaaatgtttatttattttgagagcgagagacagagtgtgagtgggggaagggcagagagagagagagagacagacagacagacagacagacagacagaatctgaagcaggctccaggctctgagctgtcagcacagagcctgatgcagggctctaccTCAAGAACCgcaaaaccatgacctgagctgaagttggaagctcaaccgattaagccacccaggcaccccagaaatgtaCCAAATTAGTACATTCTTAACTCTTAGGATGACTTTCTGATATTGAAAAAATAGGTGATTTCttacatatttaattaatatgGCTTTTAAGTATACAGATAAATGCTTTATGCCATAGCAAGttcttaaacttttctttaaacaatTCGTAAACTATTCTTCTCCCTAAAACAATATCTCTACCATCCTCACAAGTATTCACTCAGCATGAATATTCAGATCTATGGAATAGCTGGAGCAGCATGGCTCTACAATGGCCACATCATGACTACATTCCCAGCAATTTCTCTGCTGTATGATTTGTAACACacttaaaacatcaaaataaaattcagagaaggaaaaaaatttcttctcatTATTACTAAAGAGTGATGTAAAAGATATTTAATGAATACAGACTCTATGTGCGAGAtgttctcaataatttttattttatttaattttatttattcaatgaaaatagatgttattattccattttaaagataagaaaaccaagACTAGGAAACATTACATAACTGGCCAAAGGCAAAATAAGCAGCAGAGCCGGATTAGAAAACCCAGACCTGTCTGCCTTTGAGACTGACCCTTTCACCCTAACAACACATGCTATTCTCTGGCTCCCATCAGATGTGGCCTCTGTTTTCTACAATCAAAATGGACCAATTCTTGCCACTCTCCCACTCCACTTATTTACCATAAGTATATAACCAAGATGGAACCTAGTGTTTAGTCTCCCAAAACAGTCTTACTCAAGGAGagaacatataatgtaataagcACTTTTCTATCTTCAACTGCTCTCATTTACCATTTGTCTTATTAACAGGTCACTAAGACAAAAGCCTTCCAGTTACCAAAACAACATCTGGTATTTAAATAGTACTATGTAACAGTAAGTCAACACAATATTTGTAAACATAATTAAGTACAATAGTATAGGTCTttgtttaaaaactcatttttttacaCACTTTCTAAATTATATTGGTAGTTCTCACCATTACTTAAATGATTTACtagtaatttgaaaacaaaaatattaatattacacTCTGTAATTTAAGtattatattcataatattaCTTTACGTGAACTTTTACTGAGTTTAAAAATCTAGGTTAAATAGCTTTGAACACTTCTATACAATATCCCCAAAATAGTATCAAATTAAGCAATTCAGCTTTTAGATTCTGAATCCTTCTCCAATGTTCACCATAAGCttaaaggaaattataaacaATTCTGATGGTTATTGgcacattaagatttttttaaatacttaaacatatctttaaagttatttattacgtatatttttgttttcaatttcaattgGAGTGCTaagatatttgttaaaatttaacagtattttgaaactgttaatttttatttctgttacataTAGGAACTATCTCTGTATTCTTGTATTATTAGATGGCATATATTTATAACTTAAACGTTTAACTTTGAAAAGTTTGAATgtaaatgatatatttgaaagtatggtcataaaatattttttcaccacTAGCAATTATTTCAAGAATTTCATGAAGTGTAgttaatacacatatacatgcttCAAAGGATATCACTAACAAAAACCACTCACAAAATGGGAGGTAAGATTTGCAAATCATGCATCTGAGAAGGGACTTAAATCAAGAACGTATACAGAATtcttataactcaacaacaaaaagaaaaatattctaatttaaaaatggggaaaggacctccaaagaagatacacacatgTCTGATAAGCCAGTTAAACCCTagttttaaatcctggctctactaCTTCCTGCTGGATAACTTGTCTCTACATGGCTACAAGCcttgagaaaatgctcaacatcattagtcatcagggaaatgcaaatacattCTACATCATGAagcaatattaaaaacattatgctaaaggAAAGAAGTCAATCACTAA
This window contains:
- the WASF1 gene encoding wiskott-Aldrich syndrome protein family member 1 isoform X2: MPLVKRNIDPRHLCHTALPRGIKNELECVTNISLANIIRQLSSLSKYAEDIFGELFNEAHSFSFRVNSLQERVDRLSVSVTQLDPKEEELSLQDITMRKAFRSSTIQDQQLFDRKTLPIPLQETYDVCEQPPPLNILTPYRDDGKEGLKFYTNPSYFFDLWKEKMLQDTEDKRKEKRKQKQKNLDRPHEPEKVPRAPHDRRREWQKLAQGPELAEDDANLLHKHIEVANGPASHFETRPQTYVDHMDGSYSLSALPFSQMSELLTRAEERVLVRPHEPPPPPPMHGAGDAKPIPTCISSATGLIENRPQSPATGRTPVFVSPTPPPPPPPLPSALSTSSLRASMTSTPPPPVPPPPPPPATALQAPAVPPPPAPLQIAPGVLHPAPPPIAPPLVQPSPPVARAAPVCETVPVHPLPQGEVQGLPPPPPPPPLPPPGIRPSSPVTVAALTHPPSGLHPAPSTAPGPHVPLMPPSPPSQVIPASEPKRHPSTLPVISDARSVLLEAIRKGIQLRKVEEQREQEAKHERIENDVATILSRRIAVEYSDSEDDSEFDEVDWLE
- the WASF1 gene encoding wiskott-Aldrich syndrome protein family member 1 isoform X4; translated protein: MRKAFRSSTIQDQQLFDRKTLPIPLQETYDVCEQPPPLNILTPYRDDGKEGLKFYTNPSYFFDLWKEKMLQDTEDKRKEKRKQKVLQEIEKIEQKNLDRPHEPEKVPRAPHDRRREWQKLAQGPELAEDDANLLHKHIEVANGPASHFETRPQTYVDHMDGSYSLSALPFSQMSELLTRAEERVLVRPHEPPPPPPMHGAGDAKPIPTCISSATGLIENRPQSPATGRTPVFVSPTPPPPPPPLPSALSTSSLRASMTSTPPPPVPPPPPPPATALQAPAVPPPPAPLQIAPGVLHPAPPPIAPPLVQPSPPVARAAPVCETVPVHPLPQGEVQGLPPPPPPPPLPPPGIRPSSPVTVAALTHPPSGLHPAPSTAPGPHVPLMPPSPPSQVIPASEPKRHPSTLPVISDARSVLLEAIRKGIQLRKVEEQREQEAKHERIENDVATILSRRIAVEYSDSEDDSEFDEVDWLE
- the WASF1 gene encoding wiskott-Aldrich syndrome protein family member 1 isoform X1 encodes the protein MPLVKRNIDPRHLCHTALPRGIKNELECVTNISLANIIRQLSSLSKYAEDIFGELFNEAHSFSFRVNSLQERVDRLSVSVTQLDPKEEELSLQDITMRKAFRSSTIQDQQLFDRKTLPIPLQETYDVCEQPPPLNILTPYRDDGKEGLKFYTNPSYFFDLWKEKMLQDTEDKRKEKRKQKVLQEIEKIEQKNLDRPHEPEKVPRAPHDRRREWQKLAQGPELAEDDANLLHKHIEVANGPASHFETRPQTYVDHMDGSYSLSALPFSQMSELLTRAEERVLVRPHEPPPPPPMHGAGDAKPIPTCISSATGLIENRPQSPATGRTPVFVSPTPPPPPPPLPSALSTSSLRASMTSTPPPPVPPPPPPPATALQAPAVPPPPAPLQIAPGVLHPAPPPIAPPLVQPSPPVARAAPVCETVPVHPLPQGEVQGLPPPPPPPPLPPPGIRPSSPVTVAALTHPPSGLHPAPSTAPGPHVPLMPPSPPSQVIPASEPKRHPSTLPVISDARSVLLEAIRKGIQLRKVEEQREQEAKHERIENDVATILSRRIAVEYSDSEDDSEFDEVDWLE
- the WASF1 gene encoding wiskott-Aldrich syndrome protein family member 1 isoform X3, with amino-acid sequence MPLVKRNIDPRHLCHTALPRGIKNELECVTNISLANIIRQLSSLSKYAEDIFGELFNEAHSFSFRVNSLQERVDRLSVSVTQLDPKEEELSLQDITMRKAFRSSTIQDQQLFDRKTLPIPLQETYDVCEQPPPLNILTPYRDDGKEGLKFYTNPSYFFDLWKEKMLQDTEDKRKEKRKQKKNLDRPHEPEKVPRAPHDRRREWQKLAQGPELAEDDANLLHKHIEVANGPASHFETRPQTYVDHMDGSYSLSALPFSQMSELLTRAEERVLVRPHEPPPPPPMHGAGDAKPIPTCISSATGLIENRPQSPATGRTPVFVSPTPPPPPPPLPSALSTSSLRASMTSTPPPPVPPPPPPPATALQAPAVPPPPAPLQIAPGVLHPAPPPIAPPLVQPSPPVARAAPVCETVPVHPLPQGEVQGLPPPPPPPPLPPPGIRPSSPVTVAALTHPPSGLHPAPSTAPGPHVPLMPPSPPSQVIPASEPKRHPSTLPVISDARSVLLEAIRKGIQLRKVEEQREQEAKHERIENDVATILSRRIAVEYSDSEDDSEFDEVDWLE